In Agromyces sp. 3263, a single genomic region encodes these proteins:
- a CDS encoding TetR/AcrR family transcriptional regulator produces MSTEPLASGEPDRALRLLWRDRLGQPVGSRGPKQRTSVDAVVDAAITIADDEGIEALSMRRVAERLGLRPMSVYTYVPGKAELIDLMVDRVAGEQPLPEPGGSLRTRLEQVARLTWNEFLRHPWLLSIDTSRPPLGPNVSDRWEWSLRAIDGLGLSDVELDRVITLVTAFVVGPARAYVDAERLHRASTESDEEWWERNAPVLDRVAEPGRYPIAARVGRAVKAHDASGDPERAFAFGLARVIDGIESYVAARAKPGLSGPAAS; encoded by the coding sequence GTGTCGACCGAACCCCTCGCCTCAGGCGAGCCCGACCGCGCGCTGCGCCTGCTCTGGCGCGACCGCCTGGGCCAGCCCGTCGGCTCGAGGGGCCCGAAGCAGCGCACGAGCGTGGACGCCGTCGTCGATGCCGCGATCACCATCGCCGACGACGAGGGCATCGAGGCACTGTCGATGCGCCGGGTCGCCGAGCGCCTCGGCCTCAGGCCCATGTCCGTCTATACCTACGTGCCCGGCAAGGCGGAGCTCATCGACCTCATGGTCGACCGGGTGGCCGGCGAGCAGCCGCTGCCGGAGCCGGGCGGCTCCCTGCGAACGCGACTCGAGCAGGTGGCGCGCCTGACGTGGAACGAGTTCCTGCGACATCCGTGGCTGCTCTCGATCGACACGAGCCGTCCGCCGCTCGGTCCCAACGTGTCGGACCGGTGGGAGTGGAGCCTCCGCGCGATCGACGGACTGGGCCTCTCCGATGTCGAGCTCGACCGGGTCATCACGCTCGTGACCGCGTTCGTGGTCGGCCCCGCCCGGGCGTACGTCGATGCCGAACGGCTGCACCGCGCCTCCACCGAGAGCGACGAGGAGTGGTGGGAGCGCAACGCGCCCGTGCTGGACCGGGTCGCCGAGCCGGGCCGCTACCCCATCGCGGCACGGGTCGGACGGGCCGTGAAGGCGCACGACGCGTCGGGCGATCCCGAGCGCGCGTTCGCCTTCGGGCTGGCACGCGTGATCGACGGGATCGAGTCCTACGTGGCCGCGCGCGCGAAGCCGGGCCTCAGCGGGCCGGCGGCTTCATGA
- a CDS encoding HPP family protein, translated as MASESSSSARRTQIIVGLVVGAIVGVGISLWTGFWLWLAAGIVLGLAAGAIMKPPAR; from the coding sequence ATGGCCTCCGAATCGAGCAGCTCCGCCCGCCGCACCCAGATCATCGTCGGGCTCGTGGTGGGCGCGATCGTGGGCGTGGGGATCAGCCTCTGGACGGGGTTCTGGCTGTGGCTCGCCGCCGGCATCGTGCTGGGCCTCGCGGCGGGCGCCATCATGAAGCCGCCGGCCCGCTGA